A window of Hevea brasiliensis isolate MT/VB/25A 57/8 chromosome 14, ASM3005281v1, whole genome shotgun sequence contains these coding sequences:
- the LOC131173421 gene encoding F-box protein At2g02240-like, with translation MSAKSHLSLCDSPILIDDGRKSFALEKWTGRKCYMLSARDLTITWSNSPDYWRWVPDPDSRFSEVAELIDVCWFEINGEISIQMLSPETSYAAYLVFKLTTSAYGFEGHPAEITVELAGSEKDKRSVFLVPVRGQRRQHQTLRRLTGLFNCSRVSGSQPSVPAGKSYGKYPKERVDGWLEIELVEFYNKKGGDGKLKICLRETGGHWKGGVIVQGIEIRPKGENKIKQAIAT, from the exons ATGTCTGCAAAGAGTCATCTCAGCCTCTGTGATTCTCCGATTCTCATCGACGATGGTAGAAAG AGCTTTGCATTGGAGAAATGGACCGGGAGGAAATGCTACATGCTTTCTGCAAGGGACCTTACAATTACCTGGTCCAATTCTCCAGATTATTGGAGATGGGTACCCGACCCAGATTCCAG ATTTTCGGAAGTGGCTGAGCTTATTGATGTTTGTTGGTTTGAAATCAATGGCGAAATTAGTATCCAGATGTTGTCCCCAGAAACATCATATGCGGCGTACTTGGTGTTCAAATTGACAACAAGTGCTTATGGGTTTGAAGGACATCCAGCAGAGATCACTGTAGAACTTGCTGGAAGTGAAAAGGATAAGCGTAGTGTTTTTTTGGTTCCAGTACGAGGACAGAGGCGCCAACACCAAACTTTAAGAAGGCTAACTGGTTTGTTTAACTGCAGCCGGGTTTCGGGTTCGCAACCCTCTGTGCCTGCCGGAAAAAGCTACGGCAAATACCCGAAAGAGAGAGTAGATGGGTGGCTGGAGATTGAATTGGTTGAGTTCTATAACAAGAAAGGCGGAGATGGAAAATTGAAGATATGTTTACGGGAAACAGGTGGTCACTGGAAAGGTGGTGTCATTGTTCAAGGGATAGAGATTAGGCCGAAAGGAGAAAACAAAATTAAGCAAGCAATCGCTACTTGA